The Desulfovibrio aminophilus genomic sequence ATCCCAGCCCTTGGCCGTGGCCCTGGAGCTGGACCTGCACCCCGCCGAGGCCGAGCTTTTGGAGGAGATCGGGCCGGACCTGCGCCGCCTGGGCTTCGGCTTCCGCGACGCCGGGGCGGGCCGCCTGGCCCTGACCGCCGTGCCCCCGGGGCTTGATGCCGGCAAGGCATTGGAGTATTTCCGGGCCGCGGTGAGCGGGCAATCCAGGAATCTCGCCGGTCTTTGGACCATGCTGTCCTGCCGCTCGGCCATCAAGGCGGGCGACGTGCTGGCCCGTGACGAGGCCCTGGCCCTGCTCGACGCCTGGCTGGAATGCCCGGAGCGGGATTACTGCCCGCACGGACGGCCCGCGCTGGTGGCCTTCACCTCCGCCGACCTGGAAAAACTCTTCAAGAGGAAATGACCCGGATCATGATTTCCGATCTCCTGTTGGAGGCCCATCGCGACCTGCCCCGCCAGGGGCCGGGCGAGGAGGCCTCGACCCTGCGGGCCCTGGTCCTGGCCGGGGGCCTGCCGGAAGACCTGCGGGTGCTGGACCTGGGCTGCGGCTCGGGCATGCAGACCCTGGTCCTGGCGCGGGCCCTGCCCGGAGCCCGGATCACGGCCGTGGACCAGCACGAACTCTTTCTCGACGAACTGCGCGCCCGCGCCCGCGAGGCGGGCCTGAACGGCCGTCTGAAGACCCTGGCCGCCGACATGGCCGACCTGCCGTTCGAGGACGGCTCCTTCGACCTGCTCTGGGCCGAGGGCTCCATCTCCTGCCTGGGCTTCGACCGGGGGCTGCGGCTCTGGAAGCGCCTGCTCCGGCCGGGCGGGGTCCTGGCCTGCACCGAGTTGGCCTGGCTCGTCTCCGAACCGCCCCAGGAGGCCGCCCGCCACTGGGAGTCCGGCTATCCGGGCATGCGCTGGGCTCCGGCCAACATGGACGCGGCCCGCGCCGCCGGCTACGACATCCTGGGCTCGTTTCCGCTGCCGCAGTCGGCCTGGCGCAGGGACTACTACGAACCCCTGAAGCGCAACCTGGAAGCCCTGCGCGTCCGCCGCGCGGGCGACGCCGGGGTGCTGGAGGCCATCGCCGCCGAGGAGGCGGAAATGGACCTCCTCCGGCGTCACGGCACGAGCTACGGCTACGTCTTCTACATCCTCCGCAAGCCCTGACCGGCGGGAGTCCCCATGACCATCACCTACAACAAGCTCCGCACCCGCATCCATCTGGACCGCATCACCGCCAACTACCGCCTGCTGCGCAAGAGCGGCGGAGCGGTCATCCCGGTCATCAAGGCCGACGCCTACGGCCACGGCCTCGTGCAGGTGGCCCGCGTCCTGGCCCAGGCCGGGGCCGAGACCTTCGCCGTGGGCACGGTGGAGGAGGGGGTCAAGCTGCGCCTCTCGGGCTGCGCGGGCCGGATCATCTCCCTGCTGGGCCCCCTGGACGGCGAGGAATACGACGCGCTCTTCGACCAGAACATCGTGCCCTTCGTCGGCGGGTTCGCCCAGTTGGAGGAGATCCAGCGCCGCTCCGAGCAGTGGGGCCGCCCGCTGCCCGTGAGCCTGAAGTTCGACACCGGCATGGCCCGCCTGGGCTTCGTGCGCTCCGACCTGAGGGCGCTGCTGGAGCGGCTCAAGGCCCTGCCCGGGGTCAGGCCGGTGATGGCCAGCTCCCACCTGGCCACGGCCGACGAGCCCGAGGGCGCGGACTTCGTCCGGGAACAGGGCGGCATTTTTTCCGAGGCCCTGGCGGCCCTGGCCGAGGCCGGGTTCAAGGTCGAGGCCAACCTGGCCAACTCGGCGGGCATCCTGGCCCACAAGAACCTGCACCACCAGTCCCAGCGGGCGGGCATCGCGCTCTA encodes the following:
- a CDS encoding class I SAM-dependent methyltransferase, with product MISDLLLEAHRDLPRQGPGEEASTLRALVLAGGLPEDLRVLDLGCGSGMQTLVLARALPGARITAVDQHELFLDELRARAREAGLNGRLKTLAADMADLPFEDGSFDLLWAEGSISCLGFDRGLRLWKRLLRPGGVLACTELAWLVSEPPQEAARHWESGYPGMRWAPANMDAARAAGYDILGSFPLPQSAWRRDYYEPLKRNLEALRVRRAGDAGVLEAIAAEEAEMDLLRRHGTSYGYVFYILRKP
- the alr gene encoding alanine racemase, with amino-acid sequence MTITYNKLRTRIHLDRITANYRLLRKSGGAVIPVIKADAYGHGLVQVARVLAQAGAETFAVGTVEEGVKLRLSGCAGRIISLLGPLDGEEYDALFDQNIVPFVGGFAQLEEIQRRSEQWGRPLPVSLKFDTGMARLGFVRSDLRALLERLKALPGVRPVMASSHLATADEPEGADFVREQGGIFSEALAALAEAGFKVEANLANSAGILAHKNLHHQSQRAGIALYGCNPFAGTDMAGLGEGLKPAMEVRAPVVAVHPLKKGTSISYGRTFKARTDMCVAIVAVGYADAYSRGLSNKGAMLVHGRRAPILGRVCMQLTAVDVTGLPEVKPGDLVHLLGGEGETITPEDLAGWWGTITYEVFCLLGLNRREYV